A genomic window from Amia ocellicauda isolate fAmiCal2 chromosome 15, fAmiCal2.hap1, whole genome shotgun sequence includes:
- the nrcama gene encoding neuronal cell adhesion molecule a isoform X1 produces the protein MQRKKRFLIAGGAPLMLLMCHVVTALDVPLDPKILEGLPQPPTITHQSPKDYIIDPRENIVIHCEAKGKPHPSFSWTRDGTHFDIDKDPRVTMKPSSGTLVIDIISGGKAESYEGVYQCTARNEHGTALSNNIIIRQSRSPLWSKEKVEPILVQEGVPLVLQCRPPAGLPPPIIFWMNNNFQRLPQNSRVSQALNGDLYFSNVQTEDTRNDYICYARFTHTQTIQQKQPISVKVLNMDAINETIAAYLNDTDFFGDSPAGERRPSFLIPMGAQSTKLVLRGQVLEIECIAEGLPTPDITWIKESGELPSKRTSYESFNKTLKIVDVTEADAGSYRCTARNSMGSNFHIITVTIKSAPYWITAPKNLILAPKETGVLTCRANGIPKPSITWTMNGISIENSPKDPSRKVEDDSIIFTDVQTGSSAVYQCNASNEYGYLLANAFVNVLAEPPRVLTPPNKVYQVITNNPALLDCVSFGSPKPKIKWFKDSQTSVLDGDPYILHENGTLEIHVAQTDHSGKYTCVAMNDLGNTENHVSLEVKQPTRIIKQPEYKVVQINRSVVFECKVKHDPSLTPTMTWLKDDEELPDNERFVVGQESLTINDITEIDEGTYTCIMNTSLDEDSAKAMLTVVAPTPTPAIVYDQPDPPTDLELTDQRERSVQLTWIPGDEHNSPIQKFIIEYEDSLHQPSVWLPMTEVPGTKTTAQLKLSPYVNYSFRVLAVNKVGPSVPSYPSRQYITDPAAPDEYPSHIEGAGTEPDNLVIKWEALTGFQTNGPGLQYKVIWRQKGVDKDWTSVTVANVSKFVVSGTPTFVPYEVKVQAINDYGSGPEPPPVEAFSGEDLPMVAPENVNVRALNSTIAEVHWEPIPPKSVRGRLKGYKIYYWKERSLSKQNPQHEEQQILTFSGNKTHGKLPGLDAFSLYTLNVRVFNGKGEGPSSPNQQFETPEGIPGPPAFLKVTNQMLDSLTLEWGPPVERNGVLTGYVLKYQPINSTDELGPVEIVTISANETSWTMENLKYSTRYKFYFNAQTLTGSGPVVTEEAVTIMDEALIHQPGVDTGKGYTEIPLLTSPLTQSLRPPFHKVRPVDPVFRNVSTSVAEDWANISWEYLGPDKNLYVEYIVENSKEDWKKEFVNGSQSFLIKGLKPGTSYKVRVVAKDQSDEMVHSTEELIITVPAMASRQVDIATQGWFIGLMCAIALLILVLLIICFIKRNKGGKYPVKEKEDAHADPEIQPMKEDDGTFGEYSDTEDHKPLKGSRTPSNGTVKKEDSDDSLVDYGEGGDGQFNEDGSFIGQYSGKKEKDTAEGNESSEAPSPVNAMNSFV, from the exons TGCCGCAGCCACCTACCATTACTCACCAGTCTCCAAAGGACTACATCATAGACCCTCGGGAGAACATTGTTATCCACTGTGAAGCCAAAGGAAAACCACATCCCAG cTTTTCGTGGACTAGAGATGGGACACATTTTGACATAGATAAGGATCCCAGGGTGACAATGAAGCCCAGCTCTGGGACGCTTGTCATTGACATCATCAGCGGAGGGAAAGCAGAGTCCTATGAAGGCGTGTACCAGTGCACTGCGAGGAATGAACACGGGACAGCGCTGTCCAACAATATCATCATACGGCAGTCCA GGTCCCCCTTGTGGTCTAAAGAGAAAGTTGAACCTATTTTAGTACAAGAAGGAGTCCCCCTGGTACTCCAGTGCCGCCCCCCTGCTGGACTCCCCCCTCCGATTATCTTCTGGATGAATAACA aTTTTCAGAGGCTGCCGCAAAACAGCCGAGTCTCTCAGGCTTTGAACGGGGACCTTTATTTTTCCAACGTGCAAACAGAAGACACGCGCAACGACTACATTTGCTATGCAAGGTTCACCCACACTCAAACCATACAGCAGAAGCAGCCCATTTCTGTGAAGGTGTTGAACA TGGATGCAATCAATGAGACAATCGCAGCTTATTTGAATGACACTGATTTTTTTGGTG ACAGCCCTGCGGGGGAAAGACGTCCATCGTTTCTGATTCCTATGGGGGCACAGAGCACAAAGCTGGTGCTGCGGGGACAGGTGCTGGAGATCGAATGTATCGCTGAGGGGCT gCCAACCCCAGACATTACGTGGATTAAAGAAAGCGGAGAGCTACCAAGCAAAAGAACTTCATATGAAAGCTTCAACAAGACACTGAAGATTGTTGACGTCACCGAGGCCGATGCCGGGAGCTACCGATGCACAGCAAGGAATTCGATGGGATCTAATTTCCACATCATAACCGTTACAATCAAAT CTGCCCCATACTGGATTACAGCACCCAAGAATCTCATTCTCGCTCCTAAAGAGACTGGAGTTCTCACCTGTCGAGCCAATGGCATCCCAAAACCCTCCATCACTTGGACAATGAATGGCATATCTATTGAAA ATTCTCCAAAAGACCCCAGCAGGAAAGTGGAAGATGACTCTATTATATTCACAGACGTTCAGACTGGGTCAAGTGCTGTGTACCAGTGCAACGCTTCGAACGAGTATGGGTATTTGCTGGCAAATGCTTTTGTGAATGTGCTTG CTGAGCCACCGAGAGTGCTGACTCCACCCAACAAAGTTTACCAGGTTATCACCAACAATCCTGCCTTACTTGACTGTGTCTCTTTTGGGTCACCCAAACCTAAAATTAAATG GTTCAAGGACAGCCAGACAAGTGTTTTGGATGGAGACCCTTATATTTTACATGAAAACGGTACTCTGGAGATCCACGTTGCCCAGACTGACCACAGTGGGAAATACACCTGCGTTGCAATGAATGATCTGGGCAACACAGAGAACCATGTCAGTCTGGAAGTGAAGC AACCAACAAGGATTATCAAACAGCCAGAATACAAAGTTGTGCAGATCAACAGGAGCGTGGTGTTTGAGTGCAAGGTCAAGCATGACCCGAGTCTGACGCCCACAATGACATGGCTGAAGGATGATGAGGAACTTCCAGATAACGAGAG GTTCGTAGTTGGCCAGGAAAGTCTGACAATTAATGATATCACTGAAATCGATGAAGGCACTTATACTTGCATTATGAACACCTCCTTGGATGAAGACTCTGCAAAAGCCATGCTAACTGTTGTTG CTCCTACCCCAACTCCAGCTATCGTATAcg ATCAACCGGATCCCCCTACTGACCTGGAGTTAACAGATCAGCGTGAGCGAAGCGTGCAGCTCACCTGGATACCGGGGGACGAGCACAACAGCCCCATTCAGA AATTCATTATCGAGTATGAAGACAGCCTTCACCAGCCCTCTGTCTGGCTCCCCATGACCGAGGTTCCTGGGACGAAGACCACGGCGCAGCTCAAACTCTCGCCCTACGTCAACTATTCCTTCAGAGTGCTTGCTGTGAACAAGGTGGGCCCTAGCGTGCCAAGCTACCCGTCCCGTCAGTACATCACTGACCCTGCTG CTCCTGATGAATATCCCTCACACATAGAAGGTGCCGGAACTGAACCTGACAATTTAGTGATAAAATGGGAG GCTTTGACGGGGTTCCAGACTAATGGGCCGGGACTTCAATATAAAGTGATCTGGAGACAGAAAGGTGTGGATAAAGACTGGACATCTGTCACTGTGGCAAACGTCTCTAAGTTTGTTGTTTCGGGGACGCCCACCTTTGTCCCGTATGAGGTGAAGGTACAGGCTATAAATGACTATGGGAGCGGGCCCGAGCCGCCACCTGTTGAAGCATTCTCTGGAGAAGACC TGCCAATGGTTGCCCCTGAAAATGTGAACGTACGAGCGCTGAACAGCACAATTGCAGAGGTGCATTGGGAACCAATTCCTCCAAAAAGTGTCAGAGGGCGTCTGAAAGGATATAAG ATTTATTACTGGAAGGAGAGAAGCTTATCTAAACAAAACCCACAGCATGAAGAGCAACAGATATTGACATTCAGTGGCAATAAGACTCACGGGAAGTTACCGGGACTGGACGCGTTCAGCCTCTACACACTGAATGTCCGAGTCTTCAATGGGAAGGGGGAGGGTCCGTCCAGCCCAAATCAACAGTTTGAAACTCCTGAAGGAA TTCCCGGCCCCCCTGCTTTCCTGAAGGTTACAAATCAGATGCTCGACTCCTTGACTTTGGAGTGGGGTCCTCCCGTCGAGCGCAATGGGGTTTTGACCGGATACGTTCTGAAGTATCAGCCCA TCAACAGTACAGATGAACTGGGACCGGTGGAAATTGTTACCATATCAGCCAATGAAACATCATGGACGATGGAAAACCTGAAGTATAGCACTCGCTATAAATTTTACTTTAATGCCCAGACATTAACAGGATCTGGCCCTGTTGTAACCGAGGAAGCAGTAACAATCATGGACGAAG CCCTAATTCATCAGCCCGGGGTAGATACGGGCAAAG GATACACAGAAATCCCTCTTCTAACCTCCCCTCTCACACAATCTCTGCGCCCCCCGTTCCACAAGG TTCGTCCAGTTGATCCAGTATTTCGAAACGTTAGCACGTCTGTGGCAGAGGACTGGGCAAATATCAGTTGGGAGTACTTGGGACCAGATAAGAATCTTTATGTTGAATATATAGTAGAAAACA GTAaagaagattggaaaaaagagTTTGTAAATGGCTCTCAGTCCTTTTTGATTAAAGGGTTAAAGCCAGGAACGTCATATAAAGTGCGAGTTGTTGCGAAAGATCAATCTGATGAAATGGTTCACAGTACGGAAGAGCTTATTATAACGGTCCCAG CCATGGCAAGTCGGCAGGTAGACATTGCCACCCAGGGATGGTTCATTGGTTTGATGTGTGCCATCGCCCTGCTAATCCTGGTCTTACTTATCATATGCTTCATCAAGAGAAACAAAGGTGGCAAGTACCCAG TGAAAGAGAAAGAAGATGCTCACGCCGATCCGGAAATCCAGCCAATGAAAGAGGATGACGGCACGTTCGGGGAATACAG
- the nrcama gene encoding neuronal cell adhesion molecule a isoform X5, with the protein MQRKKRFLIAGGAPLMLLMCHVVTALDVPLDLPQPPTITHQSPKDYIIDPRENIVIHCEAKGKPHPSFSWTRDGTHFDIDKDPRVTMKPSSGTLVIDIISGGKAESYEGVYQCTARNEHGTALSNNIIIRQSRSPLWSKEKVEPILVQEGVPLVLQCRPPAGLPPPIIFWMNNNFQRLPQNSRVSQALNGDLYFSNVQTEDTRNDYICYARFTHTQTIQQKQPISVKVLNMDAINETIAAYLNDTDFFGDSPAGERRPSFLIPMGAQSTKLVLRGQVLEIECIAEGLPTPDITWIKESGELPSKRTSYESFNKTLKIVDVTEADAGSYRCTARNSMGSNFHIITVTIKSAPYWITAPKNLILAPKETGVLTCRANGIPKPSITWTMNGISIENSPKDPSRKVEDDSIIFTDVQTGSSAVYQCNASNEYGYLLANAFVNVLAEPPRVLTPPNKVYQVITNNPALLDCVSFGSPKPKIKWFKDSQTSVLDGDPYILHENGTLEIHVAQTDHSGKYTCVAMNDLGNTENHVSLEVKQPTRIIKQPEYKVVQINRSVVFECKVKHDPSLTPTMTWLKDDEELPDNERFVVGQESLTINDITEIDEGTYTCIMNTSLDEDSAKAMLTVVDQPDPPTDLELTDQRERSVQLTWIPGDEHNSPIQKFIIEYEDSLHQPSVWLPMTEVPGTKTTAQLKLSPYVNYSFRVLAVNKVGPSVPSYPSRQYITDPAAPDEYPSHIEGAGTEPDNLVIKWEALTGFQTNGPGLQYKVIWRQKGVDKDWTSVTVANVSKFVVSGTPTFVPYEVKVQAINDYGSGPEPPPVEAFSGEDLPMVAPENVNVRALNSTIAEVHWEPIPPKSVRGRLKGYKIYYWKERSLSKQNPQHEEQQILTFSGNKTHGKLPGLDAFSLYTLNVRVFNGKGEGPSSPNQQFETPEGIPGPPAFLKVTNQMLDSLTLEWGPPVERNGVLTGYVLKYQPINSTDELGPVEIVTISANETSWTMENLKYSTRYKFYFNAQTLTGSGPVVTEEAVTIMDEALIHQPGVDTGKGYTEIPLLTSPLTQSLRPPFHKVRPVDPVFRNVSTSVAEDWANISWEYLGPDKNLYVEYIVENSKEDWKKEFVNGSQSFLIKGLKPGTSYKVRVVAKDQSDEMVHSTEELIITVPAMASRQVDIATQGWFIGLMCAIALLILVLLIICFIKRNKGGKYPVKEKEDAHADPEIQPMKEDDGTFGEYSDTEDHKPLKGSRTPSNGTVKKEDSDDSLVDYGEGGDGQFNEDGSFIGQYSGKKEKDTAEGNESSEAPSPVNAMNSFV; encoded by the exons TGCCGCAGCCACCTACCATTACTCACCAGTCTCCAAAGGACTACATCATAGACCCTCGGGAGAACATTGTTATCCACTGTGAAGCCAAAGGAAAACCACATCCCAG cTTTTCGTGGACTAGAGATGGGACACATTTTGACATAGATAAGGATCCCAGGGTGACAATGAAGCCCAGCTCTGGGACGCTTGTCATTGACATCATCAGCGGAGGGAAAGCAGAGTCCTATGAAGGCGTGTACCAGTGCACTGCGAGGAATGAACACGGGACAGCGCTGTCCAACAATATCATCATACGGCAGTCCA GGTCCCCCTTGTGGTCTAAAGAGAAAGTTGAACCTATTTTAGTACAAGAAGGAGTCCCCCTGGTACTCCAGTGCCGCCCCCCTGCTGGACTCCCCCCTCCGATTATCTTCTGGATGAATAACA aTTTTCAGAGGCTGCCGCAAAACAGCCGAGTCTCTCAGGCTTTGAACGGGGACCTTTATTTTTCCAACGTGCAAACAGAAGACACGCGCAACGACTACATTTGCTATGCAAGGTTCACCCACACTCAAACCATACAGCAGAAGCAGCCCATTTCTGTGAAGGTGTTGAACA TGGATGCAATCAATGAGACAATCGCAGCTTATTTGAATGACACTGATTTTTTTGGTG ACAGCCCTGCGGGGGAAAGACGTCCATCGTTTCTGATTCCTATGGGGGCACAGAGCACAAAGCTGGTGCTGCGGGGACAGGTGCTGGAGATCGAATGTATCGCTGAGGGGCT gCCAACCCCAGACATTACGTGGATTAAAGAAAGCGGAGAGCTACCAAGCAAAAGAACTTCATATGAAAGCTTCAACAAGACACTGAAGATTGTTGACGTCACCGAGGCCGATGCCGGGAGCTACCGATGCACAGCAAGGAATTCGATGGGATCTAATTTCCACATCATAACCGTTACAATCAAAT CTGCCCCATACTGGATTACAGCACCCAAGAATCTCATTCTCGCTCCTAAAGAGACTGGAGTTCTCACCTGTCGAGCCAATGGCATCCCAAAACCCTCCATCACTTGGACAATGAATGGCATATCTATTGAAA ATTCTCCAAAAGACCCCAGCAGGAAAGTGGAAGATGACTCTATTATATTCACAGACGTTCAGACTGGGTCAAGTGCTGTGTACCAGTGCAACGCTTCGAACGAGTATGGGTATTTGCTGGCAAATGCTTTTGTGAATGTGCTTG CTGAGCCACCGAGAGTGCTGACTCCACCCAACAAAGTTTACCAGGTTATCACCAACAATCCTGCCTTACTTGACTGTGTCTCTTTTGGGTCACCCAAACCTAAAATTAAATG GTTCAAGGACAGCCAGACAAGTGTTTTGGATGGAGACCCTTATATTTTACATGAAAACGGTACTCTGGAGATCCACGTTGCCCAGACTGACCACAGTGGGAAATACACCTGCGTTGCAATGAATGATCTGGGCAACACAGAGAACCATGTCAGTCTGGAAGTGAAGC AACCAACAAGGATTATCAAACAGCCAGAATACAAAGTTGTGCAGATCAACAGGAGCGTGGTGTTTGAGTGCAAGGTCAAGCATGACCCGAGTCTGACGCCCACAATGACATGGCTGAAGGATGATGAGGAACTTCCAGATAACGAGAG GTTCGTAGTTGGCCAGGAAAGTCTGACAATTAATGATATCACTGAAATCGATGAAGGCACTTATACTTGCATTATGAACACCTCCTTGGATGAAGACTCTGCAAAAGCCATGCTAACTGTTGTTG ATCAACCGGATCCCCCTACTGACCTGGAGTTAACAGATCAGCGTGAGCGAAGCGTGCAGCTCACCTGGATACCGGGGGACGAGCACAACAGCCCCATTCAGA AATTCATTATCGAGTATGAAGACAGCCTTCACCAGCCCTCTGTCTGGCTCCCCATGACCGAGGTTCCTGGGACGAAGACCACGGCGCAGCTCAAACTCTCGCCCTACGTCAACTATTCCTTCAGAGTGCTTGCTGTGAACAAGGTGGGCCCTAGCGTGCCAAGCTACCCGTCCCGTCAGTACATCACTGACCCTGCTG CTCCTGATGAATATCCCTCACACATAGAAGGTGCCGGAACTGAACCTGACAATTTAGTGATAAAATGGGAG GCTTTGACGGGGTTCCAGACTAATGGGCCGGGACTTCAATATAAAGTGATCTGGAGACAGAAAGGTGTGGATAAAGACTGGACATCTGTCACTGTGGCAAACGTCTCTAAGTTTGTTGTTTCGGGGACGCCCACCTTTGTCCCGTATGAGGTGAAGGTACAGGCTATAAATGACTATGGGAGCGGGCCCGAGCCGCCACCTGTTGAAGCATTCTCTGGAGAAGACC TGCCAATGGTTGCCCCTGAAAATGTGAACGTACGAGCGCTGAACAGCACAATTGCAGAGGTGCATTGGGAACCAATTCCTCCAAAAAGTGTCAGAGGGCGTCTGAAAGGATATAAG ATTTATTACTGGAAGGAGAGAAGCTTATCTAAACAAAACCCACAGCATGAAGAGCAACAGATATTGACATTCAGTGGCAATAAGACTCACGGGAAGTTACCGGGACTGGACGCGTTCAGCCTCTACACACTGAATGTCCGAGTCTTCAATGGGAAGGGGGAGGGTCCGTCCAGCCCAAATCAACAGTTTGAAACTCCTGAAGGAA TTCCCGGCCCCCCTGCTTTCCTGAAGGTTACAAATCAGATGCTCGACTCCTTGACTTTGGAGTGGGGTCCTCCCGTCGAGCGCAATGGGGTTTTGACCGGATACGTTCTGAAGTATCAGCCCA TCAACAGTACAGATGAACTGGGACCGGTGGAAATTGTTACCATATCAGCCAATGAAACATCATGGACGATGGAAAACCTGAAGTATAGCACTCGCTATAAATTTTACTTTAATGCCCAGACATTAACAGGATCTGGCCCTGTTGTAACCGAGGAAGCAGTAACAATCATGGACGAAG CCCTAATTCATCAGCCCGGGGTAGATACGGGCAAAG GATACACAGAAATCCCTCTTCTAACCTCCCCTCTCACACAATCTCTGCGCCCCCCGTTCCACAAGG TTCGTCCAGTTGATCCAGTATTTCGAAACGTTAGCACGTCTGTGGCAGAGGACTGGGCAAATATCAGTTGGGAGTACTTGGGACCAGATAAGAATCTTTATGTTGAATATATAGTAGAAAACA GTAaagaagattggaaaaaagagTTTGTAAATGGCTCTCAGTCCTTTTTGATTAAAGGGTTAAAGCCAGGAACGTCATATAAAGTGCGAGTTGTTGCGAAAGATCAATCTGATGAAATGGTTCACAGTACGGAAGAGCTTATTATAACGGTCCCAG CCATGGCAAGTCGGCAGGTAGACATTGCCACCCAGGGATGGTTCATTGGTTTGATGTGTGCCATCGCCCTGCTAATCCTGGTCTTACTTATCATATGCTTCATCAAGAGAAACAAAGGTGGCAAGTACCCAG TGAAAGAGAAAGAAGATGCTCACGCCGATCCGGAAATCCAGCCAATGAAAGAGGATGACGGCACGTTCGGGGAATACAG
- the nrcama gene encoding neuronal cell adhesion molecule a isoform X7: MQRKKRFLIAGGAPLMLLMCHVVTALDVPLDPKILEGLPQPPTITHQSPKDYIIDPRENIVIHCEAKGKPHPSFSWTRDGTHFDIDKDPRVTMKPSSGTLVIDIISGGKAESYEGVYQCTARNEHGTALSNNIIIRQSRSPLWSKEKVEPILVQEGVPLVLQCRPPAGLPPPIIFWMNNNFQRLPQNSRVSQALNGDLYFSNVQTEDTRNDYICYARFTHTQTIQQKQPISVKVLNMDAINETIAAYLNDTDFFGDSPAGERRPSFLIPMGAQSTKLVLRGQVLEIECIAEGLPTPDITWIKESGELPSKRTSYESFNKTLKIVDVTEADAGSYRCTARNSMGSNFHIITVTIKSAPYWITAPKNLILAPKETGVLTCRANGIPKPSITWTMNGISIENSPKDPSRKVEDDSIIFTDVQTGSSAVYQCNASNEYGYLLANAFVNVLAEPPRVLTPPNKVYQVITNNPALLDCVSFGSPKPKIKWFKDSQTSVLDGDPYILHENGTLEIHVAQTDHSGKYTCVAMNDLGNTENHVSLEVKQPTRIIKQPEYKVVQINRSVVFECKVKHDPSLTPTMTWLKDDEELPDNERFVVGQESLTINDITEIDEGTYTCIMNTSLDEDSAKAMLTVVAPTPTPAIVYDQPDPPTDLELTDQRERSVQLTWIPGDEHNSPIQKFIIEYEDSLHQPSVWLPMTEVPGTKTTAQLKLSPYVNYSFRVLAVNKVGPSVPSYPSRQYITDPAAPDEYPSHIEGAGTEPDNLVIKWEALTGFQTNGPGLQYKVIWRQKGVDKDWTSVTVANVSKFVVSGTPTFVPYEVKVQAINDYGSGPEPPPVEAFSGEDLPMVAPENVNVRALNSTIAEVHWEPIPPKSVRGRLKGYKIYYWKERSLSKQNPQHEEQQILTFSGNKTHGKLPGLDAFSLYTLNVRVFNGKGEGPSSPNQQFETPEGIPGPPAFLKVTNQMLDSLTLEWGPPVERNGVLTGYVLKYQPINSTDELGPVEIVTISANETSWTMENLKYSTRYKFYFNAQTLTGSGPVVTEEAVTIMDEVRPVDPVFRNVSTSVAEDWANISWEYLGPDKNLYVEYIVENSKEDWKKEFVNGSQSFLIKGLKPGTSYKVRVVAKDQSDEMVHSTEELIITVPAMASRQVDIATQGWFIGLMCAIALLILVLLIICFIKRNKGGKYPVKEKEDAHADPEIQPMKEDDGTFGEYSDTEDHKPLKGSRTPSNGTVKKEDSDDSLVDYGEGGDGQFNEDGSFIGQYSGKKEKDTAEGNESSEAPSPVNAMNSFV, encoded by the exons TGCCGCAGCCACCTACCATTACTCACCAGTCTCCAAAGGACTACATCATAGACCCTCGGGAGAACATTGTTATCCACTGTGAAGCCAAAGGAAAACCACATCCCAG cTTTTCGTGGACTAGAGATGGGACACATTTTGACATAGATAAGGATCCCAGGGTGACAATGAAGCCCAGCTCTGGGACGCTTGTCATTGACATCATCAGCGGAGGGAAAGCAGAGTCCTATGAAGGCGTGTACCAGTGCACTGCGAGGAATGAACACGGGACAGCGCTGTCCAACAATATCATCATACGGCAGTCCA GGTCCCCCTTGTGGTCTAAAGAGAAAGTTGAACCTATTTTAGTACAAGAAGGAGTCCCCCTGGTACTCCAGTGCCGCCCCCCTGCTGGACTCCCCCCTCCGATTATCTTCTGGATGAATAACA aTTTTCAGAGGCTGCCGCAAAACAGCCGAGTCTCTCAGGCTTTGAACGGGGACCTTTATTTTTCCAACGTGCAAACAGAAGACACGCGCAACGACTACATTTGCTATGCAAGGTTCACCCACACTCAAACCATACAGCAGAAGCAGCCCATTTCTGTGAAGGTGTTGAACA TGGATGCAATCAATGAGACAATCGCAGCTTATTTGAATGACACTGATTTTTTTGGTG ACAGCCCTGCGGGGGAAAGACGTCCATCGTTTCTGATTCCTATGGGGGCACAGAGCACAAAGCTGGTGCTGCGGGGACAGGTGCTGGAGATCGAATGTATCGCTGAGGGGCT gCCAACCCCAGACATTACGTGGATTAAAGAAAGCGGAGAGCTACCAAGCAAAAGAACTTCATATGAAAGCTTCAACAAGACACTGAAGATTGTTGACGTCACCGAGGCCGATGCCGGGAGCTACCGATGCACAGCAAGGAATTCGATGGGATCTAATTTCCACATCATAACCGTTACAATCAAAT CTGCCCCATACTGGATTACAGCACCCAAGAATCTCATTCTCGCTCCTAAAGAGACTGGAGTTCTCACCTGTCGAGCCAATGGCATCCCAAAACCCTCCATCACTTGGACAATGAATGGCATATCTATTGAAA ATTCTCCAAAAGACCCCAGCAGGAAAGTGGAAGATGACTCTATTATATTCACAGACGTTCAGACTGGGTCAAGTGCTGTGTACCAGTGCAACGCTTCGAACGAGTATGGGTATTTGCTGGCAAATGCTTTTGTGAATGTGCTTG CTGAGCCACCGAGAGTGCTGACTCCACCCAACAAAGTTTACCAGGTTATCACCAACAATCCTGCCTTACTTGACTGTGTCTCTTTTGGGTCACCCAAACCTAAAATTAAATG GTTCAAGGACAGCCAGACAAGTGTTTTGGATGGAGACCCTTATATTTTACATGAAAACGGTACTCTGGAGATCCACGTTGCCCAGACTGACCACAGTGGGAAATACACCTGCGTTGCAATGAATGATCTGGGCAACACAGAGAACCATGTCAGTCTGGAAGTGAAGC AACCAACAAGGATTATCAAACAGCCAGAATACAAAGTTGTGCAGATCAACAGGAGCGTGGTGTTTGAGTGCAAGGTCAAGCATGACCCGAGTCTGACGCCCACAATGACATGGCTGAAGGATGATGAGGAACTTCCAGATAACGAGAG GTTCGTAGTTGGCCAGGAAAGTCTGACAATTAATGATATCACTGAAATCGATGAAGGCACTTATACTTGCATTATGAACACCTCCTTGGATGAAGACTCTGCAAAAGCCATGCTAACTGTTGTTG CTCCTACCCCAACTCCAGCTATCGTATAcg ATCAACCGGATCCCCCTACTGACCTGGAGTTAACAGATCAGCGTGAGCGAAGCGTGCAGCTCACCTGGATACCGGGGGACGAGCACAACAGCCCCATTCAGA AATTCATTATCGAGTATGAAGACAGCCTTCACCAGCCCTCTGTCTGGCTCCCCATGACCGAGGTTCCTGGGACGAAGACCACGGCGCAGCTCAAACTCTCGCCCTACGTCAACTATTCCTTCAGAGTGCTTGCTGTGAACAAGGTGGGCCCTAGCGTGCCAAGCTACCCGTCCCGTCAGTACATCACTGACCCTGCTG CTCCTGATGAATATCCCTCACACATAGAAGGTGCCGGAACTGAACCTGACAATTTAGTGATAAAATGGGAG GCTTTGACGGGGTTCCAGACTAATGGGCCGGGACTTCAATATAAAGTGATCTGGAGACAGAAAGGTGTGGATAAAGACTGGACATCTGTCACTGTGGCAAACGTCTCTAAGTTTGTTGTTTCGGGGACGCCCACCTTTGTCCCGTATGAGGTGAAGGTACAGGCTATAAATGACTATGGGAGCGGGCCCGAGCCGCCACCTGTTGAAGCATTCTCTGGAGAAGACC TGCCAATGGTTGCCCCTGAAAATGTGAACGTACGAGCGCTGAACAGCACAATTGCAGAGGTGCATTGGGAACCAATTCCTCCAAAAAGTGTCAGAGGGCGTCTGAAAGGATATAAG ATTTATTACTGGAAGGAGAGAAGCTTATCTAAACAAAACCCACAGCATGAAGAGCAACAGATATTGACATTCAGTGGCAATAAGACTCACGGGAAGTTACCGGGACTGGACGCGTTCAGCCTCTACACACTGAATGTCCGAGTCTTCAATGGGAAGGGGGAGGGTCCGTCCAGCCCAAATCAACAGTTTGAAACTCCTGAAGGAA TTCCCGGCCCCCCTGCTTTCCTGAAGGTTACAAATCAGATGCTCGACTCCTTGACTTTGGAGTGGGGTCCTCCCGTCGAGCGCAATGGGGTTTTGACCGGATACGTTCTGAAGTATCAGCCCA TCAACAGTACAGATGAACTGGGACCGGTGGAAATTGTTACCATATCAGCCAATGAAACATCATGGACGATGGAAAACCTGAAGTATAGCACTCGCTATAAATTTTACTTTAATGCCCAGACATTAACAGGATCTGGCCCTGTTGTAACCGAGGAAGCAGTAACAATCATGGACGAAG TTCGTCCAGTTGATCCAGTATTTCGAAACGTTAGCACGTCTGTGGCAGAGGACTGGGCAAATATCAGTTGGGAGTACTTGGGACCAGATAAGAATCTTTATGTTGAATATATAGTAGAAAACA GTAaagaagattggaaaaaagagTTTGTAAATGGCTCTCAGTCCTTTTTGATTAAAGGGTTAAAGCCAGGAACGTCATATAAAGTGCGAGTTGTTGCGAAAGATCAATCTGATGAAATGGTTCACAGTACGGAAGAGCTTATTATAACGGTCCCAG CCATGGCAAGTCGGCAGGTAGACATTGCCACCCAGGGATGGTTCATTGGTTTGATGTGTGCCATCGCCCTGCTAATCCTGGTCTTACTTATCATATGCTTCATCAAGAGAAACAAAGGTGGCAAGTACCCAG TGAAAGAGAAAGAAGATGCTCACGCCGATCCGGAAATCCAGCCAATGAAAGAGGATGACGGCACGTTCGGGGAATACAG